The following are encoded together in the Bacillus sp. NP157 genome:
- the truA gene encoding tRNA pseudouridine(38-40) synthase TruA yields MRIALGVEYDGTDFFGWQKLSHAKTVQGALEQALSFVAHTPIEVTAAGRTDAGVHGRGQVVHFDTDVVRDMRGWILGACSNLPRSVAVTWAQPVSEEFHARFSARMRRYRYRLLPRFVRPALDARFVAWEKKALDASRMHAGAQAIVGEHDFSAFRAISCQAAHARRNVRAIRVFQDDIHVVVEIEANAFLHHMVRNIVGSLIPIGRGEQPVEWMAELLEGRDRDVAGATAPAEGLTFLGPLYEAHWGLPPEVTL; encoded by the coding sequence ATGCGCATCGCCCTAGGCGTCGAATACGACGGCACCGACTTCTTTGGCTGGCAGAAGCTCAGCCATGCGAAGACCGTGCAGGGTGCGCTGGAACAGGCGCTGTCCTTCGTCGCGCACACCCCGATCGAAGTCACCGCGGCCGGTCGCACCGACGCCGGCGTGCATGGCCGTGGCCAGGTGGTGCATTTCGACACCGACGTGGTCCGCGACATGCGCGGCTGGATCCTCGGCGCCTGTTCGAACCTGCCGCGCAGCGTCGCGGTGACCTGGGCGCAGCCCGTGTCCGAGGAATTCCACGCGCGCTTCTCCGCCCGTATGCGCCGCTACCGCTACCGGTTGCTGCCGCGTTTCGTACGGCCGGCGCTGGATGCGCGCTTCGTGGCCTGGGAAAAGAAGGCGCTGGATGCCAGCCGCATGCATGCGGGGGCGCAGGCGATCGTCGGCGAGCATGATTTCTCCGCGTTCCGCGCGATCTCCTGCCAGGCCGCGCATGCGCGGCGCAACGTGCGTGCCATCCGCGTGTTCCAGGACGACATCCACGTCGTCGTCGAGATCGAAGCGAACGCCTTCCTCCACCACATGGTGCGCAACATCGTCGGCTCGCTGATCCCGATCGGCCGCGGCGAGCAGCCGGTCGAATGGATGGCTGAACTGCTGGAAGGCCGTGACCGCGACGTGGCGGGCGCGACCGCGCCGGCCGAGGGCCTGACCTTCCTCGGTCCGCTGTACGAAGCCCACTGGGGCCTGCCGCCGGAGGTGACGTTGTGA
- the prmB gene encoding 50S ribosomal protein L3 N(5)-glutamine methyltransferase, which translates to MTSELTSIIDFIRYGASRFSAAGLTFGHSHDNPIDEATHLVLAVLHLPPDLPPAYGAGKLVAEEREKVLALIEKRIVERVPVAYLVGETWFAGLKFKSDRRALVPRSPIAELIESGFNPWLDDRHVERALDLCTGSGCIGIAMAEYNPHWQVDIVDISDDALALANENIAYQHVEERVRAVKSDLFSGVKGEVYDLIVSNPPYVTNDEYAAMPAEYSHEPVLGLTSGDDGLDITLRILDEAADHLSEDGLLIVEVGDSEHALVNLLPRLPFVWLEFKVGQMGIFALERRDLVEHAADIAAARAARN; encoded by the coding sequence GTGACCAGCGAACTCACCTCCATCATCGATTTCATCCGATACGGCGCCAGCCGCTTCTCGGCCGCCGGGCTCACCTTCGGGCACAGCCACGACAATCCGATCGACGAGGCCACCCACCTGGTCCTGGCCGTACTACACCTCCCGCCCGACCTGCCGCCCGCCTACGGCGCCGGCAAACTGGTCGCCGAAGAACGCGAAAAAGTCCTCGCGCTCATCGAAAAACGCATCGTCGAACGCGTCCCGGTCGCCTACCTCGTCGGCGAAACCTGGTTCGCCGGACTCAAGTTCAAGAGCGACCGCCGCGCCCTCGTGCCGCGCTCGCCCATCGCCGAACTGATCGAAAGCGGCTTCAACCCCTGGCTCGACGACCGCCACGTCGAACGCGCCCTCGACCTGTGCACCGGCTCCGGCTGCATCGGCATCGCCATGGCCGAGTACAACCCGCACTGGCAGGTCGACATCGTCGACATCAGCGACGACGCCCTGGCCCTCGCCAACGAAAACATCGCCTACCAGCACGTCGAAGAGCGCGTCCGCGCCGTCAAGTCCGACCTGTTCTCCGGCGTCAAGGGCGAGGTCTACGACCTCATCGTGTCCAACCCGCCGTACGTCACCAACGACGAATACGCCGCGATGCCGGCCGAATATAGCCATGAACCGGTCCTCGGCCTGACATCCGGCGATGATGGACTGGACATCACGCTGCGCATCCTGGACGAAGCCGCCGACCACCTCAGCGAAGATGGCTTGCTGATCGTCGAGGTGGGCGACAGCGAACATGCCCTGGTCAACCTGCTGCCGCGCCTGCCGTTCGTGTGGCTGGAATTCAAGGTCGGCCAGATGGGCATCTTCGCCCTCGAACGCCGCGACCTGGTCGAGCACGCAGCGGACATCGCCGCCGCGCGCGCCGCGAGAAACTAA
- a CDS encoding aspartate-semialdehyde dehydrogenase: MSKKTSYKVAMVGATGAVGETLLSILAERDFPVSELIPLASERSAGGTVDFAGKPCVVKDLAKFDFDGVDIAFFSAGGSVSREHAPRAAAAGAVVIDNTSEFRYQDDIPLVVSEVNPHAIADYTVRGIIANPNCSTMGMLVALAPIYREVGIERINVATYQSVSGAGRSGLEELGKQTAQMLNFQDVETAKFPKQIAFNVIPHIDDFQANGYTKEEMKMVWETRKILEDPSIQVNPTAVRVPVFYGHSEAVHIETRDKITAERARELLEQAEGVVVIDERAAGGYPTPVSDAAGKDPVFVGRIREDISHEHGLDLWVVSDNIRKGAALNAVQIAEILIRDYL; encoded by the coding sequence ATGAGCAAGAAGACGAGTTACAAGGTGGCCATGGTGGGTGCGACCGGCGCGGTCGGCGAAACCCTCCTTTCGATCCTGGCCGAGCGGGACTTCCCCGTCAGCGAACTGATTCCCCTGGCGAGCGAGCGCTCGGCGGGCGGCACGGTCGACTTCGCCGGAAAACCTTGTGTCGTCAAAGACCTGGCCAAATTCGACTTTGACGGCGTCGACATCGCGTTCTTCTCCGCCGGCGGTTCGGTCAGCCGCGAGCACGCCCCGCGCGCCGCCGCGGCCGGTGCCGTGGTCATCGATAACACCTCGGAATTCCGCTACCAGGACGACATCCCGCTGGTGGTGTCCGAGGTCAATCCGCACGCCATCGCCGACTACACCGTGCGCGGCATCATCGCCAACCCGAACTGCTCGACGATGGGCATGCTGGTGGCGCTGGCGCCGATCTACCGCGAAGTGGGCATCGAGCGGATCAACGTCGCCACCTACCAGTCGGTGTCCGGTGCCGGCCGCAGCGGCCTGGAAGAACTGGGCAAGCAGACCGCGCAGATGCTGAACTTCCAGGACGTCGAGACGGCCAAGTTCCCGAAACAGATCGCCTTCAACGTCATCCCGCACATCGACGACTTCCAGGCCAACGGCTACACCAAGGAAGAAATGAAGATGGTCTGGGAGACCCGGAAGATCCTCGAGGATCCATCGATCCAGGTGAACCCGACGGCCGTGCGCGTGCCGGTGTTCTACGGCCATTCCGAGGCCGTGCACATCGAGACCCGCGACAAGATCACCGCCGAGCGTGCCCGCGAACTGCTGGAGCAGGCCGAAGGCGTGGTGGTGATCGACGAGCGCGCCGCGGGCGGCTACCCGACCCCGGTGAGCGACGCCGCGGGCAAGGACCCGGTGTTCGTCGGCCGCATCCGCGAGGACATCTCTCACGAGCACGGCCTCGACCTCTGGGTGGTCTCGGACAATATCCGCAAGGGCGCGGCGCTGAATGCCGTGCAGATCGCGGAGATCCTGATCCGGGACTACCTGTAA
- the trpB gene encoding tryptophan synthase subunit beta — translation MTQITDFHAFPDAHGRFGDYGGIYVAETLMEPLAELTAAYERLRQDPAFIAELDRDLKHYVGRPSPVYLAERLTKHVGGARIVLKREDLNHTGAHKINNTVGQALVARHMGKSRIIAETGAGQHGVASATVAARMGLKCVVYMGAVDIERQKINVYRMRLLGAEVIPVTSGSKTLKDALNEAMRDWVTNVNDTFYIIGTVAGPHPYPQMVRDFNAIVGREAREQTLEQFGRLPDVITACVGGGSNAIGLFHAFLNDRDVRIVGAEAAGDGIETGRHAASLAAGKPGVLHGNRTYVLSDANGQIIETHSVSAGLDYPGVGPEHAFLKDARRAEYVGVTDDEALEAFHLLARTEGILAALESSHAIAQAIKLARELPKDGLVLANLSGRGDKDVHTIAAREGIEL, via the coding sequence ATGACCCAGATCACGGATTTCCACGCCTTCCCCGACGCCCACGGGCGCTTCGGCGACTACGGCGGCATCTACGTGGCCGAAACGCTCATGGAGCCGCTGGCCGAACTCACCGCCGCCTACGAGCGCCTGCGCCAGGATCCGGCCTTCATCGCCGAGCTCGACCGCGACCTCAAGCATTACGTGGGCCGGCCCAGCCCGGTCTACCTCGCCGAGCGCCTGACGAAGCATGTCGGCGGCGCACGCATCGTGCTCAAGCGCGAAGACCTGAACCATACGGGCGCGCACAAGATCAACAACACCGTGGGCCAGGCGCTGGTCGCCCGGCACATGGGCAAGTCGCGGATCATCGCCGAGACCGGCGCCGGCCAGCACGGCGTGGCCAGCGCCACCGTCGCGGCGCGCATGGGCCTGAAGTGCGTCGTCTACATGGGCGCCGTCGACATCGAGCGGCAGAAGATCAACGTCTACCGCATGCGCCTGCTCGGTGCCGAGGTCATCCCGGTGACCTCCGGTTCGAAGACCCTGAAGGACGCGCTGAACGAAGCGATGCGCGACTGGGTCACCAACGTCAACGACACCTTCTACATCATCGGCACCGTGGCCGGCCCGCACCCGTATCCGCAGATGGTGCGTGACTTCAACGCCATCGTCGGCCGCGAAGCACGCGAGCAGACGCTGGAGCAGTTCGGTCGCCTGCCCGACGTGATCACCGCCTGCGTCGGCGGCGGTTCCAACGCCATCGGCCTGTTCCATGCCTTCCTCAACGACCGCGACGTGCGCATCGTCGGTGCGGAAGCCGCGGGCGACGGCATCGAGACCGGCCGCCACGCGGCGTCGCTGGCCGCCGGCAAGCCGGGCGTGCTGCACGGCAACCGCACCTACGTGCTGTCCGACGCGAACGGTCAGATCATCGAGACCCACTCGGTGTCGGCCGGCCTGGATTACCCGGGCGTCGGTCCCGAGCACGCGTTCCTGAAGGACGCGCGCCGTGCCGAGTACGTCGGCGTCACCGACGACGAAGCCCTCGAAGCCTTCCACCTGCTGGCGCGCACCGAGGGCATCCTCGCCGCGCTGGAGTCGAGCCATGCGATCGCCCAGGCGATCAAGCTGGCCCGCGAGCTGCCGAAGGACGGCCTGGTCCTGGCCAACCTGTCCGGCCGCGGCGACAAGGACGTGCACACCATTGCTGCCCGCGAAGGGATCGAACTCTGA
- the accD gene encoding acetyl-CoA carboxylase, carboxyltransferase subunit beta, with the protein MNWLQKIMTPKTRAPAAAGGKGKVPEGVWEKCAGCGTVLYKPELEKSLMVCPKCGHHHAIRARARLDAFFDQGTTTELWAKMEAVDALKFKDQKKYKDRVAAAQKSTGEKDALIAMSGKLLGRPLVSVAFEFSFMGGSMGSVVGEKFTRAAEKALAEKSALVCFSATGGARMQEGLFSLMQMAKTSAALARMRDAGVPYISVLTHPTTGGVSASLGMLGDLNVAEPKALIGFAGPRVIEQTVRETLPEGFQRPDFLVDHGAIDMIVDRREMRDKLGAMLGILEKMPRVDAA; encoded by the coding sequence ATGAACTGGCTGCAAAAAATCATGACGCCGAAGACCCGCGCACCTGCCGCGGCCGGTGGCAAGGGCAAGGTCCCCGAGGGTGTGTGGGAGAAGTGCGCTGGCTGCGGCACCGTGCTGTACAAGCCGGAGCTCGAGAAGTCGCTGATGGTCTGCCCCAAGTGCGGCCATCACCACGCGATCCGTGCCCGTGCGCGCCTCGATGCGTTCTTCGACCAGGGCACCACGACCGAGCTGTGGGCGAAGATGGAAGCCGTCGACGCCCTGAAGTTCAAGGACCAGAAGAAGTACAAGGACCGCGTCGCGGCCGCGCAGAAGTCGACCGGCGAGAAGGACGCACTGATCGCGATGTCCGGCAAGCTGCTGGGTCGTCCGCTGGTGTCGGTGGCCTTCGAGTTCTCGTTCATGGGCGGCTCGATGGGCTCGGTGGTGGGCGAGAAGTTCACCCGTGCCGCGGAAAAGGCGCTGGCGGAGAAGAGCGCGCTGGTGTGCTTCTCGGCGACCGGTGGCGCGCGCATGCAGGAAGGCCTGTTTTCGCTGATGCAGATGGCGAAGACGTCGGCGGCGCTGGCGCGCATGCGCGATGCGGGCGTGCCGTACATTTCGGTGCTGACCCATCCGACCACGGGTGGCGTGTCGGCGTCGCTGGGCATGCTGGGCGATCTGAACGTGGCGGAGCCGAAGGCGTTGATCGGCTTTGCCGGTCCGCGCGTGATCGAGCAGACGGTGCGTGAGACGTTGCCGGAGGGTTTCCAGCGTCCGGATTTCCTGGTCGATCACGGTGCGATCGATATGATCGTGGACCGTCGCGAGATGCGCGACAAGCTGGGCGCGATGCTCGGCATCCTCGAAAAGATGCCCCGCGTCGACGCAGCATGA
- a CDS encoding phosphatase PAP2 family protein, with protein sequence MNAAPRSPRRANLDRRMCVAANRWGARRAIGIFFGLVSRLGDGVFWYALMTVMALVGGLHGLAVAVQMALTGLTALMLYRVLKRWTKRPRPFRSCPGVIAHVPPLDEFSFPSGHTLQAVAFTVVAVAHYPVLAPFLIGFAALIGASRVILGLHYPSDVLAATAIGGLLGTLSLWIERIIF encoded by the coding sequence ATGAACGCAGCACCGCGATCGCCGCGTAGGGCTAACCTCGACCGCCGCATGTGCGTCGCCGCCAACCGCTGGGGCGCACGCCGCGCCATCGGCATCTTCTTCGGCCTGGTCAGCCGGCTCGGCGACGGCGTGTTCTGGTATGCGTTGATGACGGTGATGGCACTGGTCGGCGGCCTGCATGGCCTGGCCGTCGCGGTGCAGATGGCCCTCACCGGCCTGACCGCCTTGATGCTGTACCGCGTGCTGAAGCGCTGGACGAAGCGCCCGCGCCCATTCCGCTCATGCCCCGGCGTGATCGCCCACGTGCCGCCGCTGGATGAATTCAGCTTCCCCTCCGGCCACACCCTGCAGGCCGTCGCCTTCACCGTCGTCGCCGTCGCCCACTACCCGGTGCTCGCCCCGTTCCTGATCGGCTTCGCCGCACTGATCGGCGCATCGCGCGTCATCCTCGGCCTGCACTACCCCAGCGACGTCCTCGCCGCCACCGCCATCGGCGGCCTGCTCGGCACCCTGTCGCTCTGGATCGAACGCATCATCTTCTAA
- a CDS encoding glycosyltransferase family 1 protein, whose protein sequence is MRVGIVTETYAPDVNGVALTVQSLARGLVRRGHAVDLIRPIHGATPPLADAGMDVLEVEGASVPRYAGLRFGLPARFRIERRWRAERPDAIYVATEGPLGWSAVSAARRLGIPVATGFHTRFDFYVGHYGFGALTPLVRRYLARFHRRAHTTLVPTGQLAGELNDLGVHDVRVLRRAVDTQRFHPERRSDELRASWGVDADTPVVLSVGRVAPEKNLDVVIDAWRALERRVPGARCVIVGDGPGRAALEAAHPDVIFAGTRRGDDLAAFYASADLFVFPSLTETFGNVVLEAMSSGIPVVAYAEAAAREFIRNGQNGIRVAPGNEGGLVERAATLGADPTALVAMGRAARASVAGLSPESVVSEFESIMHSLAEEKLHERSTAIAA, encoded by the coding sequence ATGCGAGTCGGCATCGTCACCGAGACCTACGCACCGGACGTGAACGGGGTTGCGCTGACCGTCCAGTCCCTCGCTCGCGGCCTTGTCCGTCGCGGCCACGCCGTCGACCTCATTCGTCCGATCCATGGCGCCACGCCGCCGCTGGCCGATGCGGGCATGGATGTCCTCGAGGTGGAAGGCGCTTCCGTCCCCCGCTACGCCGGCCTGCGCTTCGGCCTGCCCGCCCGCTTCCGCATCGAACGCCGCTGGCGAGCCGAGCGGCCGGATGCGATCTACGTGGCGACCGAAGGCCCGCTGGGCTGGAGCGCGGTGAGCGCCGCCCGCCGCCTCGGCATCCCGGTCGCGACCGGCTTCCATACGCGCTTCGATTTCTACGTTGGCCATTACGGCTTCGGCGCACTCACGCCGCTGGTCCGCCGTTACCTTGCCCGCTTCCACCGCCGCGCCCACACCACCCTGGTGCCGACCGGCCAGCTCGCCGGCGAACTGAACGACCTCGGCGTGCACGACGTGCGCGTGCTGCGCCGTGCCGTCGACACGCAGCGTTTCCATCCGGAACGCCGCAGCGACGAACTGCGCGCCTCGTGGGGCGTCGATGCGGATACGCCGGTGGTGCTGAGCGTCGGTCGCGTCGCCCCGGAAAAGAACCTCGACGTCGTCATCGACGCCTGGCGCGCGCTCGAACGCCGCGTCCCCGGCGCACGCTGCGTCATCGTCGGCGACGGCCCCGGCCGCGCCGCGCTGGAAGCCGCGCACCCGGACGTGATCTTCGCCGGCACCCGCCGCGGCGACGACCTCGCCGCGTTCTACGCCAGCGCCGACCTCTTCGTGTTCCCCAGCCTCACCGAAACCTTCGGCAACGTGGTGCTCGAAGCGATGTCCTCGGGCATCCCCGTGGTCGCCTACGCCGAAGCCGCCGCACGCGAGTTCATCCGCAACGGCCAGAACGGCATCCGCGTCGCACCGGGCAACGAAGGAGGCCTCGTCGAACGCGCCGCCACCCTCGGCGCGGATCCCACGGCGCTCGTCGCCATGGGCCGTGCCGCCCGCGCTTCCGTCGCCGGCCTGTCGCCGGAGTCGGTCGTGTCGGAATTCGAATCCATCATGCACTCGCTCGCCGAGGAGAAGCTCCATGAACGCAGCACCGCGATCGCCGCGTAG
- a CDS encoding phosphoribosylanthranilate isomerase, producing the protein MTRVKFCGFTRVDDMLAAARMGVDAVGFVMTRKSKRFVDIGQAVALRDAVPPFVSSVVLVMDDDPAYVDEIVRRVRPDMLQFHGNETDEACAAHGVRYLKAIAMGEGEGALPRLRAYPRAAGLLLDGHGLGETGGSGQRFDWSRMPRDLAQPLVLAGGLTADNVAEAIATARPWGVDLSSGIETSPGIKDRAKMERFLAAVRAIPSA; encoded by the coding sequence GTGACCCGCGTGAAATTCTGCGGCTTCACCCGGGTGGACGACATGCTGGCCGCCGCGCGGATGGGCGTCGATGCGGTGGGTTTCGTCATGACCCGCAAGAGCAAGCGCTTCGTCGACATCGGGCAGGCCGTGGCGCTGCGCGATGCCGTGCCGCCCTTCGTCAGCAGCGTGGTGCTGGTGATGGATGACGATCCGGCGTATGTCGACGAGATCGTCCGTCGCGTACGCCCGGACATGCTCCAGTTCCACGGCAACGAGACCGACGAGGCCTGCGCCGCGCACGGCGTGCGCTACCTGAAGGCCATCGCGATGGGCGAAGGGGAGGGTGCCTTGCCGCGCCTGCGTGCCTACCCGCGAGCGGCTGGCCTCTTGCTCGACGGCCACGGCCTGGGTGAGACCGGCGGCAGTGGCCAGCGTTTCGACTGGTCGCGGATGCCGCGCGACCTGGCGCAACCGCTGGTGCTCGCCGGCGGACTCACCGCCGATAACGTCGCCGAGGCCATCGCCACGGCACGGCCCTGGGGCGTAGACCTCTCCAGCGGCATCGAGACATCGCCCGGCATCAAGGATCGGGCTAAGATGGAACGCTTCCTCGCCGCCGTGCGCGCTATCCCCAGCGCCTGA
- the aroC gene encoding chorismate synthase, which produces MSSNTFGKLLSVTTFGESHGPAIGCVVDGCPPGLPLDADEFRADLERRATGRSRHTSQRREADEIEILSGVYEGVTTGTPIALLIRNTDARSKDYGNILDTFRPGHADYTYWQKYGVRDPRGGGRSSARETTMRVAAGVIAKKWLAQRHGVTVQGHVSQIGEVTPRGFDPGAIETSPFFWPDAAQVPELEAYMDALRKSGDSVGAKVTVVADGVPAGWGEPIYGKLDGELAAAMMSINAVKGVEIGDGFAAVAQRGTQHRDEITAQGFLSNHAGGILGGIATGQPVVVSMAFKPTSSVLIPGRSVDRAGQATEVVTKGRHDPCVGIRAVPIAEAMLAIVLMDQALRHQAQCGDVGPVAPRIPGTVQE; this is translated from the coding sequence GTGTCCTCCAATACGTTCGGCAAGCTTCTCTCCGTCACAACCTTCGGCGAAAGCCACGGCCCCGCGATCGGGTGCGTGGTCGACGGTTGTCCCCCCGGCCTGCCGCTGGACGCGGACGAGTTCCGCGCCGACCTCGAGCGGCGCGCCACCGGCCGCTCGCGACACACCTCGCAGCGCCGCGAGGCGGACGAGATCGAGATCCTCTCGGGCGTGTACGAGGGTGTCACCACCGGTACGCCCATCGCGTTGCTGATCCGCAACACCGATGCGCGGTCGAAGGACTACGGCAACATCCTCGACACGTTCCGCCCCGGCCACGCCGACTACACCTACTGGCAGAAGTACGGCGTGCGCGACCCCCGCGGTGGCGGCCGCTCGTCGGCCCGCGAAACCACCATGCGCGTGGCCGCCGGCGTGATCGCCAAGAAGTGGCTGGCCCAGCGCCACGGCGTCACCGTGCAGGGCCACGTCAGCCAGATCGGCGAGGTCACCCCGCGTGGCTTCGACCCCGGCGCCATCGAAACCAGCCCGTTCTTCTGGCCGGATGCCGCCCAGGTGCCCGAGCTCGAGGCCTACATGGATGCCCTGCGCAAGTCGGGCGATTCGGTGGGCGCGAAGGTCACCGTGGTCGCCGACGGCGTGCCGGCAGGGTGGGGCGAGCCGATCTACGGCAAGCTCGACGGCGAACTGGCCGCGGCGATGATGTCGATCAACGCGGTCAAGGGCGTCGAGATCGGCGACGGCTTCGCCGCCGTGGCCCAGCGCGGCACCCAGCACCGCGACGAGATCACCGCGCAGGGTTTCCTTTCCAACCACGCCGGCGGCATCCTCGGTGGCATCGCCACGGGCCAGCCCGTCGTCGTCTCCATGGCCTTCAAGCCCACCTCCAGCGTGCTGATCCCCGGTCGCAGCGTCGACCGCGCGGGCCAGGCCACCGAAGTGGTCACGAAAGGCCGGCATGATCCGTGTGTCGGGATCCGCGCCGTGCCCATCGCCGAGGCCATGCTGGCCATCGTGCTGATGGACCAGGCCCTGCGCCACCAGGCCCAGTGCGGCGACGTGGGGCCGGTCGCCCCGCGCATCCCCGGCACGGTCCAGGAGTAA
- the trpA gene encoding tryptophan synthase subunit alpha: MSRIESRFAALKSAGRTGLVTFITAGDPSPEDVVSLLHGLVAAGADVIELGVPFSDPMADGPVIQHASERAIAKGVGLANVLAWVAAFRETDNETPIVLMGYLNPVEMYGYASFAEDAVEAGVDGVLMVDCPLEESHVLQPLRDAGIDQILLASPTTADARLGKLCEAASGFLYYVSFAGITGAAQLSTGQIAERVAGIRARSKAPVAVGFGVRDAASARAIGEFADAVVIGSALVETLSAATSADDAVARAHAFLAPIRAALDAA, from the coding sequence ATGAGCCGCATCGAAAGCCGCTTCGCGGCCCTGAAGTCCGCCGGCCGTACCGGGCTCGTCACCTTCATCACCGCGGGCGACCCGTCGCCGGAAGACGTGGTCTCCCTGCTGCACGGCCTGGTCGCCGCCGGCGCCGACGTCATCGAGCTGGGCGTGCCGTTTTCCGATCCGATGGCCGACGGCCCGGTGATCCAGCATGCGTCCGAGCGGGCGATCGCCAAAGGCGTGGGCCTGGCCAACGTGCTGGCCTGGGTCGCGGCCTTCCGTGAGACGGACAACGAGACGCCGATCGTCCTGATGGGTTACCTCAACCCCGTCGAGATGTACGGTTACGCGTCGTTCGCCGAAGATGCGGTCGAAGCCGGGGTCGATGGCGTCCTGATGGTGGATTGCCCGCTGGAGGAATCGCATGTCCTGCAGCCGCTGCGCGACGCCGGCATCGACCAGATCCTGCTCGCCTCGCCGACCACGGCCGACGCCCGCCTGGGCAAGCTGTGCGAGGCCGCATCGGGCTTCCTGTATTATGTGTCGTTCGCTGGCATCACCGGCGCGGCCCAGCTGAGCACCGGCCAGATCGCCGAGCGCGTCGCCGGGATCCGCGCCCGCTCGAAGGCACCGGTCGCAGTCGGCTTCGGCGTCCGCGATGCCGCCTCGGCCCGGGCCATCGGCGAATTCGCCGACGCCGTGGTCATTGGCAGCGCGCTGGTCGAGACGCTGTCCGCAGCCACCTCGGCCGACGACGCCGTGGCCAGGGCACATGCTTTCCTGGCCCCGATCCGCGCAGCCCTCGACGCCGCCTGA
- a CDS encoding D-glycerate dehydrogenase, whose product MSKPKVWVSRPFFPDIVDRLREHFDVSAEATERPFSAEELSARLADADAAIVGLADRIDASVLAKAPKLRFVANLGVGYNNLDLDALTEAGVGASNTPDVLNETVADYAWALMLAAARRVGEAERWLRDGQWKGSRFEGWLGADVHGKTIGILGMGRIGQAIARRALGFRATVIYHNRSRLDAAIERECGASYVDKATLLAQSDHLVLVLPFTPANRHAIGEAELAAMKRTATLTNIARGGIVDDAALARALAAGTIASAALDVFEGEPQVHPALLELENIVLSPHIASASRDTRRDMAALAVDNVLAAFGHGPHAGQPPSILNPGVLADAS is encoded by the coding sequence ATGAGCAAGCCGAAGGTCTGGGTCTCCCGGCCATTCTTCCCCGACATCGTCGACCGCCTGCGCGAGCATTTCGACGTCAGCGCCGAAGCGACCGAGCGGCCGTTCTCGGCCGAGGAACTGAGCGCCCGCCTGGCCGATGCCGACGCCGCGATCGTCGGCCTGGCCGACCGGATCGACGCCAGCGTGCTGGCGAAGGCGCCGAAGCTGCGCTTCGTGGCCAACCTCGGGGTGGGCTACAACAACCTCGACCTCGATGCCCTCACCGAAGCCGGTGTCGGCGCGTCGAACACCCCGGACGTCCTCAACGAAACCGTCGCCGACTACGCCTGGGCGCTGATGCTGGCCGCCGCGCGCCGGGTCGGCGAAGCCGAGCGCTGGCTGCGCGACGGGCAGTGGAAGGGCTCGCGCTTCGAAGGCTGGCTGGGCGCCGACGTGCACGGCAAGACCATCGGCATCCTCGGCATGGGCCGGATCGGCCAGGCCATCGCCCGGCGTGCGCTGGGCTTCCGCGCGACCGTGATCTACCACAACCGTTCGCGGCTGGACGCGGCGATCGAACGGGAATGCGGTGCCAGCTACGTCGACAAGGCCACGCTGCTCGCCCAGTCCGACCACCTGGTGCTGGTGCTGCCGTTCACCCCGGCCAACCGCCACGCGATCGGCGAAGCCGAACTCGCGGCGATGAAGCGGACGGCCACGCTGACCAATATCGCCCGCGGTGGCATCGTCGACGACGCGGCCCTGGCCCGCGCCCTGGCCGCCGGGACCATCGCGTCCGCGGCGCTGGATGTGTTCGAAGGCGAGCCGCAGGTGCACCCGGCCCTGCTCGAACTCGAAAATATCGTGCTCAGTCCGCACATCGCAAGCGCAAGTCGCGACACACGTCGCGATATGGCGGCGCTGGCTGTGGACAATGTGCTGGCGGCGTTCGGGCATGGTCCTCACGCCGGCCAGCCACCCTCGATCCTCAATCCGGGTGTGCTGGCCGACGCCAGCTGA